In Musa acuminata AAA Group cultivar baxijiao chromosome BXJ3-9, Cavendish_Baxijiao_AAA, whole genome shotgun sequence, a single genomic region encodes these proteins:
- the LOC135650048 gene encoding sugar transport protein MST1-like yields MFRTVGFGSDAALMNAVILVVVSVTSVLVFTFLVDRCGRKLLFIVGGALMILCFSWGPLNWIIPTEVLPVEIRSAGQSIDVAANLCVTFVQRRSFLAMLCRFKHGTFAYFSAWVAIMTAFIVVFLSETKGVPLESIDDLWRCHWYWRRFLVDGSKQDMKPPQP; encoded by the exons ATGTTCCGTACGGTGGGGTTCGGAAGCGACGCCGCTCTGATGAACGCCGTCATCCTTGTGGTCGTCAGCGTCACGTCGGTCCTCGTGTTCACCTTCCTGGTCGACCGCTGCGGCCGTAAACTCCTGTTCATCGTGGGCGGAGCCCTCATGATCCTCT GCTTCTCATGGGGGCCGCTGAACTGGATCATCCCCACGGAGGTCTTGCCCGTGGAGATCCGGTCGGCGGGACAGAGCATCGACGTGGCCGCCAACCTCTGCGTCACCTTCGTCCAGAGACGGTCCTTCCTCGCCATGCTGTGCCGCTTCAAGCACGGCACCTTCGCCTACTTCTCCGCCTGGGTCGCCATCATGACGGCCTTCATCGTCGTCTTCCTGTCAGAGACCAAAGGGGTTCCCCTGGAGTCGATAGACGACCTCTGGCGTTGCCACTGGTACTGGCGGCGGTTCCTCGTCGACGGGAGCAAGCAAGATATGAAGCCACCTCAACCATGA
- the LOC103997958 gene encoding transcription factor MYB93-like, with translation MGRSPCCDENGLKKGPWTPEEDHKLVRYIQKHGRGSWRSLPKLAGLNRCGKSCRLRWTNYLRPDIKRGRFSAEEEQTILNLHSILGNKWSSIASHLPGRTDNEIKNFWNTHLKKKLIQMGFDPMTHRPRTDFFATLQQLIAVTNLRELIDGRPWDDHAARLQAESAQVAKLQYFYHLQQLATTMETPSVPSPTRYRDIDGQKRDDDPLPELQVPCFFFDQPTSNETKQSSNLIGLSLGDTSPGSPFMPPLPPLADVSIGNLQGGARSGNPPPSWPEILFDDPFLVASVDL, from the exons ATGGGGAGATCCCCCTGCTGTGATGAGAATGGCCTCAAGAAGGGTCCCTGGACTCCTGAGGAAGACCACAAGCTGGTCCGGTACATCCAGAAGCATGGCCGTGGCAGCTGGAGATCCCTCCCAAAGCTTgcag GACTAaatagatgtggcaagagctgcaGGCTAAGATGGACTAACTACTTGAGGCCAGATATCAAGCGAGGCAGGTTCTCCGCAGAGGAAGAGCAGACCATCCTCAACCTCCACTCCATCCTCGGCAACAA GTGGTCGTCGATTGCTTCCCACCTCCCGGGCCGGactgacaacgagatcaagaacttctGGAACACCCACCTCAAGAAGAAGCTGATCCAGATGGGTTTCGACCCGATGACGCACCGCCCGAGGACCGACTTCTTCGCCACCCTTCAACAGCTCATCGCCGTCACTAACCTCCGCGAGCTTATCGACGGCCGCCCTTGGGACGACCACGCTGCGCGGCTCCAGGCCGAATCTGCCCAGGTTGCAAAGCTGCAGTACTTTTATCACCTCCAACAGTTAGCCACCACCATGGAGACCCCTTCGGTCCCTTCTCCGACTCGTTATCGAGATATCGATGGCCAGAAACGGGATGACGACCCATTGCCAGAGCTTCAGGTACCGTGCTTCTTCTTCGATCAGCCTACAAGCAACGAGACCAAGCAATCTTCCAATCTAATTGGACTCAGCCTGGGAGACACCTCACCGGGATCGCCATTCATgccacctcttcctcctctcgcTGATGTCTCGATCGGCAACCTGCAGGGGGGTGCTCGTAGTGGGAACCCTCCTCCCTCCTGGCCGGAGATATTGTTCGACGACCCATTCCTTGTAGCTTCTGTCGATCTTTGA